In the Uranotaenia lowii strain MFRU-FL unplaced genomic scaffold, ASM2978415v1 HiC_scaffold_169, whole genome shotgun sequence genome, one interval contains:
- the LOC129759502 gene encoding GTPase-activating Rap/Ran-GAP domain-like protein 3 — protein sequence MPLYRVMLFRKQGAQKLALPYNPQQKMTVKQILSNFAMMDGSKSPKEVFSADIQKDLLLLEEQEGSVNFKFGVVYMKIGQTMDDEMLSNEYGSADFDEFLELLGERIRLKDWERYRGGLDVKGDMTGKYSIYTVYEGHEIMFHVSTMLPFSRDNRQQ from the exons GGCGCCCAAAAATTGGCCCTCCCGTACAATCCGCAGCAGAAGATGACGGTGAAACAGATTCTGTCGAACTTTGCCATGATGGACGGAAGCAAATCGCCCAAGGAAGTCTTTTCCGCGGACATCCAGAAGGATCTGCTGCTGCTGGAGGAGCAGGAAGGTTCGGTAAACTTCAAGTTCGGGGTCGTCTACATGAAAATCGGCCAGACGATGGACGACGAAATGCTGAGTAATG AGTATGGCAGTGCTGACTTTGACGAGTTCCTGGAACTTTTGGGCGAACGAATACGGCTCAAGGACTGGGAACGCTATCGAGGAGGGCTGGACGTAAAAG GTGACATGACTGGCAAATATTCGATCTACACTGTGTATGAAGGTCACGAGATAATGTTTCACGTTTCTACGATGCTTCCGTTCAGTCGCGACAATCGTCAACAG